The sequence ATATGGTTGGCTCGCCTCGGTCTGGGCTCATAAGGTCACCTTACCCTTGGCAATGTGTCATGAGGAGTTGGAAGTTTCGTCAAGTGTCGTTGATTAGTCCttatccaaaacaaaacacacccaaagtaGCAGAGTCACTTTTCTCTAAAATTGCCACACAAACTCCCTATTCTCCACTTGTCAAATGCTCATTGGACCTCACCTAGGACAATATGGGAATTATGGCGGTATGGGGGAGCCGCCGCATTGGTAATTTTATGGAGATCCTCCTAGTTGCACGTGTCAGTTGTTGGTTGGAACCCAGTATGGATTAGATTTCTGGCTATCTCCACTTGGCAAGAAAGTTGTTATGTATCGCCAAGTGGACAAGACCTAACATGTCAACACGTATAAAAAGGCTATGGAAAATAAAGGAAGGTACTTACCCACATTGCTCGAGGAGGGAAAGGTGAAGTGCCATATATGTATTGGCACTTGACTCCCAAGTAAGAGGCATGTTGGGCAACATATATATCATAACCTTGAGCCCAGGAACAAAACCGTAAGGGCCCATACCCAACgcggacaatatcttgctagTTAAGTTGGATCATAACAGAATGGTATAAGAGCAAGACCTCGATTGAAAGTATGCCAGCAAGAACGCTGAGCCCTAAGGGAGGTGGATTGTAAGACCTTTGAGCCCTGAAGGATGCAAGGCAAGAAAGGGCAAGATCGCCATTTGAGCAAGATAGCATAAGCTTGAGCTTAGGAATAAAATGTGAGGGTCTAGGCCCAAAGCGAACAATATCTTGCTAGTGAAGGAGGGTCGTGACAGCTTATGTTTTACCTTttctcttctcctccttcAACTCTTCCTCTGTTTTAAgcgaagaaaaaataattcctCCCATTCATTCTCCCTTGAAAATTCAGTGCATAACCCCAGAGGAGCTAGTTTTGATATGGTATGGTTATGGTAACAATCTCGGGCCCCATCATCTAGACATGGGACTAGAGTTCTCCTCCATTATAGTAAAAAACTAAACACTCTTATGGCGTCTTTACAAACCAAACTATATTATTCAAACTATTATTTGTTCATATGCACACACAACCTATCTCCTTATCATCTTGATAACTTTCCTTTTGATTCTTTGTTTGCAGAACATATTGAACTTATCGAAGagcaaaacaaacatggtCTCTTTTCCTCAGACTCCACAGATTGAGGCGAGCCCCCTAAAGACATGGACTATTTTCCTCAGACTCCTCAGACTTCACAGATTGAAAGCGAGTCCGGAAGCAACTTAGACtccaatgaagaagaagagattaGTGTGAAGAGAAAAATGGGAACACCAATGACATATGGTATTGATGATATAGTTGGTGATGATGCAAATATGATGGCTTAATATCTATTTAGTTGAGTTACTTTTATAAGTTTAATAATtatcatatatatagagtTACTTTGTTGCATGATCTTCAAAAGAAATCCCATTTTGTGTAAGTTTTAGATATCCCATTCCTTTagtttgttatatatatatatgtctatAGGAAACTCAACAGAATTCTTGGATACCTTAATGATCAGTATGAAGAGTAATCTAAAAGGGCAGAAGACCAAAGAGTACTTTTAATTTATGCAAGCAGATAGATTAACACACTTCTTTTTTAACATATCTACAACTTCTTTTTGTGAAGGTGAGCTAGACCATTATGCACTGACTGTTCAAACTGGTGAGGTAATGTTAGATCTGTGAGAGGTCTCAAGGTCATTTTGATTTTACTTAGTCTTAATCGTTTTGTTCTTAATTCTATCTGTCacagttgaattttttttttttacaggaTGTTGTCAGTGTGATGTTTTCATTATCTCAAAGGACTTCTCGATCACTTTGGATTCTTAGTGCTACCGGTGCTGTTTTAGATGTTGTTCTACGCAAACCTGATTCTTCTGGTGGTCTTTTGAATTTTCAGGCATGATTTTCTAAGAACTGAAATCTTTTCAACAATTcctttcctttaatttgtttctttcacTGGTCATGGGTTGCAAGATTTTTTCAGGGATAACAATTTGCGACATAATTCGAATTCAAAACAAAGTTAGTGGATTAAGGCTGACCATtctcttgagaaaatgatggCTATCAATTTTTTAACATTGAATCTCTGGGCTTTGCTTGATGGtttatatatgtgtatttTAGAGTCTTCAGTTGAGGGGTtccttatttgagggataacCTTGTAGGGCTCACTCCACATTATATTTCAATGTTCGgaaacatttattttttaagtattcattcaaagatcatttttgtaaaaaaatcacttgaatctgaATCCATTGGACCACTCAATTAAACCAttcttatttttgtgttttcttaaAGCACCTTGTTTATCGATTTTGTTGGGCACAACTAGATGTCTTAACGGTTTTCGATATATTTGTCTAagtttttgcaaggatgatctatgagtGAAGACTTGAAAAACATATAGTTTTGATCgttgaaataaaattcataGTGGGCCTCAAAGAAagagtgtccctcaaataatctCTAAATAGAAGATTGTTGATNNNNNNNNNNNNNNNNNNNNNNNNNNNNNNNNNNNNNNNNNNNNNNNNNNNNNNNNNNNNNNNNNNNNNNNNNNNNNNNNNNNNNNNNNNNNNNNNNNNNNNNNNNNNNNNNNNNNNNNNNNNNNNNNNNNNNNNNNNNNNNNNNNNNNNNNNNNNNNNNNNNNNNNNNNNNNNNNNNNNNNNNNNNNNNNNNNNNNNNNNNNNNNNNNNNNNNNNNNNNNNNNNNNNNNNNNNNNNNNNNNNNNNNNNNNNNNNNNNNNNNNNNNNNNNNNNNNNNNNNNNNNNNNNNNNNNNNNNNNNNNNNNNNNNNNNNNNNNNNNNNNNNNNNNNNNNNNNNNNNNNNNNNNNNNNNNNNNNNNNNNNNNNNNNNNNNNNNNNNNNNNNNNNNNNNNNNNNNNNNNNNNNNNNNNNNNNNNNNNNNNNNNNNNNNNNNNNNNNNNNNNNNNNNNNNNNNNNNNNNNNNNNNNNNNNNNNNNNNNNNNNNNNNNNNNNNNNNNNNNNNNNNNNNNNNNNNNNNNNNNNNNNNNNNNNNNNNNNNNNNNNNNNNNNNNNNNNNNNNNNNNNNNNNNNNNNNNNN comes from Prunus dulcis chromosome 6, ALMONDv2, whole genome shotgun sequence and encodes:
- the LOC117630221 gene encoding AT-hook motif nuclear-localized protein 1-like, translated to MDYFPQTPQTSQIESESGSNLDSNEEEEISVKRKMGTPMTYGIDDIVGELDHYALTVQTGEDVVSVMFSLSQRTSRSLWILSATGAVLDVVLRKPDSSGGLLNFQGSYQLISLSGSFEYGANNNVDGENSRLNITLSHHDGKVFGGLFTGSLIAAEPVYIIAASLKQGITSKTPARNWKKRRLAN